A genomic region of Streptomyces rimosus contains the following coding sequences:
- a CDS encoding short-chain fatty acyl-CoA regulator family protein translates to MSKIYAGARLRRLREERGLSQAALARVLAISPSYLNQMEHDSRPLTVPVLLRLTEAFGVDPGFFAERDASRVLADLREALADELAAARVSPAELSELASRQPAVASVLLGLGRRNRALTERLAEVAEGRDGGADPAAPLSPHEEIREFFYRRQNYLHEADTAAEALAAELGIRPGEVGRALAARLTERHGVRLVDTPDGPLHHYDPTARVLRLSAGLRPGQRAFRMATQLALLEAGDELSRPASEDFEEGSATWSLARIGVANYFAAALVLPYGPFHAAAEELRYDIERLTDRFGLGYETVCHRLSTLQRPRRRGVPFSFVRVDRAGNMSKRQSATGFHFSRAGGTCPLWNVYEAFTAPSRIHVQIAAMPDGRRYLWTARTVTRHRGGWGDPGKTFAIGLGCEIRHASRLVYSDGLDLDNAAAATPIGMGCRVCERLECPQRSVPPLGRALAIDENRSTFVPYPVREE, encoded by the coding sequence GTGAGCAAGATCTACGCCGGGGCGCGGCTGCGCCGGCTGCGGGAGGAGCGCGGGCTCAGCCAGGCCGCGCTGGCCCGCGTACTGGCCATCTCGCCCAGCTATCTGAACCAGATGGAGCACGACTCGCGGCCGCTGACCGTGCCCGTACTGCTGCGGCTGACCGAGGCGTTCGGGGTGGACCCGGGGTTCTTCGCCGAGCGGGACGCCAGCCGGGTGCTGGCGGACCTGCGCGAGGCGCTGGCCGACGAGCTGGCCGCCGCCCGGGTCTCCCCCGCCGAGCTGTCCGAACTCGCCTCGCGGCAGCCCGCCGTGGCCTCCGTCCTGCTGGGTCTGGGGCGGCGCAACCGGGCGCTGACCGAACGGCTGGCGGAGGTGGCGGAGGGGCGGGACGGGGGTGCCGACCCGGCCGCGCCGCTGTCGCCGCACGAGGAGATTCGCGAGTTCTTCTACCGGCGGCAGAACTATCTCCACGAGGCGGACACCGCAGCCGAGGCGCTCGCGGCCGAACTGGGCATCCGACCCGGCGAGGTGGGACGCGCGCTGGCCGCCCGGCTCACCGAACGGCACGGCGTACGCCTCGTCGACACCCCCGACGGGCCGCTGCACCACTACGACCCGACCGCCCGGGTGCTGCGCCTGTCGGCGGGGCTGCGCCCCGGCCAGCGGGCCTTCCGCATGGCCACCCAGCTGGCGCTGCTGGAGGCCGGTGACGAGCTGTCGCGGCCCGCCTCGGAGGACTTCGAGGAGGGCTCGGCGACCTGGTCACTGGCCCGGATCGGCGTGGCCAACTACTTCGCGGCGGCGCTGGTGCTGCCGTACGGGCCGTTCCACGCCGCGGCCGAGGAGCTGCGGTACGACATCGAGCGGCTGACCGACCGCTTCGGCCTCGGCTACGAGACGGTGTGCCACCGGCTGAGCACCTTGCAGCGGCCGCGCCGGCGCGGGGTGCCGTTCTCGTTCGTGCGGGTCGACCGGGCGGGCAACATGTCCAAGCGGCAGTCCGCGACCGGCTTCCACTTCTCGCGGGCGGGCGGTACATGCCCGCTGTGGAACGTCTACGAGGCGTTCACCGCGCCCAGCCGCATCCATGTGCAGATCGCGGCGATGCCGGACGGCCGCCGCTACCTGTGGACGGCGCGTACGGTCACCCGGCATCGCGGCGGCTGGGGCGATCCGGGCAAGACCTTCGCCATCGGCCTGGGCTGCGAGATCCGGCACGCGTCGCGGCTCGTCTACTCCGACGGGCTGGACCTGGACAACGCCGCGGCGGCCACGCCGATCGGCATGGGCTGCCGGGTCTGCGAACGGCTGGAGTGCCCGCAGCGGTCCGTGCCGCCGCTCGGCCGGGCGCTGGCCATCGACGAGAACCGCAGCACGTTCGTGCCGTATCCGGTGCGGGAGGAGTGA
- a CDS encoding CoA-acylating methylmalonate-semialdehyde dehydrogenase translates to MVRELTHFIGGKHTPGTSGAFGDVYDPNTGTVQARVPLADRAETTAAIADAAAAQPEWGEWNPQRRARVLLDFLRLVEGERESLARLLSSEHGKTIPDAHGDLQRGLEVVEFAAGIPHLLKGEFTDNAGTGIDVHSLRRPIGVVAGITPFNFPAMIPLWKAAPALACGNAFVLKPSERAPSVPLRLAELFLEAGLPPGVLNVVHGGKEPVDTLLEDPRVEALGFVGSTPVAARIYATAAAHGKRAQCFGGAKNHLIVMPDADLDQAVDALVGAGYGSAGERCMAVSVAVPVGEETAEALVARLKERIGALRIGRSDDPHADFGPLVGRDALDRVRAYVDLGVTEGAELVVDGRDFTLPGHEDGFFAGASLFDRVTPDMRIYQEEIFGPVLSVVRAADYEEALRLPTEHPYGNGVAIFTRDGDTARDFSRRVNTGMVGVNVPIPVPVAYHTFGGWKRSGFGDLNQHGPDAIRFYTRTKTVTSRWPSGVKEGASFTIPTMG, encoded by the coding sequence ATGGTCCGAGAACTGACCCATTTCATCGGCGGCAAGCACACACCGGGAACATCGGGTGCTTTCGGCGATGTGTACGACCCCAACACCGGCACCGTGCAGGCCCGCGTCCCGCTCGCGGACCGGGCCGAAACGACGGCCGCGATCGCCGACGCGGCGGCGGCCCAGCCGGAGTGGGGCGAGTGGAACCCGCAACGGCGCGCCCGGGTGCTGCTCGATTTCCTGCGCCTGGTCGAGGGCGAGCGGGAGTCGCTGGCCCGGCTGCTGTCGAGCGAGCACGGCAAGACGATTCCGGACGCGCACGGTGACCTCCAGCGCGGGCTGGAGGTGGTGGAGTTCGCCGCGGGCATTCCGCACCTGCTCAAGGGCGAGTTCACCGACAACGCCGGGACCGGCATCGACGTGCACTCGCTGCGCCGCCCCATCGGCGTGGTCGCCGGGATCACCCCGTTCAACTTCCCCGCGATGATCCCGCTGTGGAAGGCTGCCCCGGCCCTCGCCTGCGGCAACGCGTTCGTGCTCAAGCCGTCCGAGCGGGCGCCGTCGGTGCCGCTGCGGCTCGCCGAACTGTTCCTGGAGGCGGGGCTGCCGCCGGGCGTCCTGAACGTCGTGCACGGTGGCAAGGAACCGGTGGACACGCTGCTGGAGGACCCGCGCGTCGAGGCGCTGGGCTTCGTCGGCTCGACGCCCGTCGCCGCGCGCATCTACGCGACCGCCGCGGCGCACGGCAAACGCGCCCAGTGCTTCGGCGGCGCCAAGAACCACCTGATCGTGATGCCGGACGCCGACCTCGACCAGGCGGTGGACGCGCTGGTCGGCGCCGGGTACGGGTCGGCGGGCGAGCGCTGCATGGCGGTCTCGGTCGCCGTACCGGTGGGCGAGGAGACGGCCGAGGCGCTGGTGGCGCGGCTCAAGGAGCGGATCGGCGCGCTGCGCATCGGCCGCAGCGACGACCCGCACGCCGACTTCGGGCCGCTGGTCGGCCGGGACGCGCTGGACCGGGTGCGCGCGTATGTCGATCTGGGCGTCACGGAGGGCGCCGAACTGGTCGTGGACGGGCGGGACTTCACGCTGCCCGGCCATGAGGACGGCTTCTTCGCGGGCGCCTCGCTCTTCGACCGGGTCACCCCGGACATGCGCATCTACCAGGAGGAGATCTTCGGCCCGGTGCTGTCGGTGGTACGGGCGGCGGACTACGAGGAGGCGCTGCGGCTGCCCACGGAGCACCCGTACGGCAACGGCGTGGCGATCTTCACCCGGGACGGGGACACCGCACGGGACTTCAGCCGGCGGGTGAACACCGGCATGGTCGGCGTCAACGTGCCGATCCCGGTGCCGGTCGCGTACCACACCTTCGGCGGCTGGAAGCGGTCCGGCTTCGGCGACCTGAACCAGCACGGCCCGGACGCGATCCGCTTCTACACCCGCACCAAGACCGTCACCTCGCGCTGGCCCTCCGGGGTCAAGGAAGGCGCGAGCTTCACCATCCCGACGATGGGCTGA
- a CDS encoding acyl-CoA dehydrogenase family protein — translation MTTATTAASLTPDQLAIVETTLDFAQEHIAPHAVAWDQDKHFPVDVLRRAAALGLGGIYVRERSGGSALSRADGVLVFEVLATACPSIAGYLSIHNMVAWMIDRYGDEAQRARWLPGLCSMADLGSYCLTEPGAGSDAAALRTRAVRDGDDYVLTGVKQFISGAGTSRVYVVMARTGEDGPGGISAFIVERDDPGLSFGPNEKKMGWNAQPTRQVILDEVRVPADRRLGAEGDGFRIAMSGLNGGRLGIAACSLGGGQSALHAAQAYLADREAFGGRLLDAQALQFRLADMATELAAARALVRQAAEALDRGDPQAPQLCAMAKRFATDTGYSVADRGLQLHGGYGYLSEYGMEKIVRDLRVHQILEGTNEIMRLIVARGLTGAGAGGSSRTKAGTGAGR, via the coding sequence ATGACCACCGCCACCACGGCCGCCTCCCTCACCCCGGACCAGCTCGCCATCGTGGAGACGACGCTGGACTTCGCGCAGGAGCACATCGCGCCGCACGCCGTGGCCTGGGACCAGGACAAGCACTTTCCCGTGGACGTGCTGCGCAGGGCCGCCGCGCTGGGGCTCGGCGGGATCTACGTACGGGAGCGGTCCGGCGGCTCCGCGCTGAGCCGGGCGGACGGCGTGCTGGTCTTCGAGGTGCTGGCCACCGCCTGCCCGTCCATCGCGGGCTACCTGTCCATCCACAACATGGTCGCCTGGATGATCGACCGGTACGGCGACGAGGCGCAGCGCGCCCGTTGGCTGCCCGGCCTGTGCTCGATGGCGGATCTGGGCAGCTACTGCCTGACCGAGCCGGGCGCCGGGTCCGACGCGGCGGCGCTGCGCACCCGCGCGGTGCGCGACGGCGACGACTACGTGCTCACCGGCGTCAAGCAGTTCATCTCCGGTGCCGGGACCTCGCGGGTGTACGTGGTGATGGCCCGTACCGGCGAGGACGGTCCCGGCGGCATCTCCGCGTTCATCGTCGAGCGGGACGATCCGGGACTGTCGTTCGGCCCGAACGAGAAGAAGATGGGCTGGAACGCGCAGCCCACCCGGCAGGTGATCCTCGATGAAGTGCGCGTACCCGCCGATCGGCGGCTCGGCGCGGAGGGCGACGGTTTCCGCATCGCGATGAGCGGCCTGAACGGCGGCCGGCTCGGCATCGCCGCCTGCTCCCTCGGCGGCGGGCAGAGCGCCCTGCACGCGGCGCAGGCGTACCTCGCGGACCGGGAGGCGTTCGGCGGACGGCTGCTGGACGCGCAGGCGCTGCAGTTCCGTCTCGCCGACATGGCGACGGAGCTGGCCGCCGCCCGCGCGCTGGTACGGCAGGCGGCCGAGGCGCTGGACCGGGGCGATCCGCAGGCACCGCAGCTGTGCGCGATGGCCAAGCGGTTCGCCACCGACACGGGCTACTCCGTCGCCGACCGCGGGCTGCAGCTGCACGGCGGCTACGGCTACCTGAGTGAATACGGCATGGAGAAGATCGTCCGCGATCTTCGTGTCCATCAGATCCTGGAAGGGACGAACGAGATCATGCGCCTGATCGTGGCCCGCGGGCTGACCGGAGCGGGGGCCGGCGGCAGCAGCCGCACCAAGGCCGGGACGGGGGCCGGCCGATGA
- a CDS encoding enoyl-CoA hydratase/isomerase family protein, with protein MSDGSVLLRTEGRAAYLTLNRPKALNALDHTMVRRIGAALAGWEHDPAVETVVIDGAGERGLCAGGDIRAIHEDARSGGGAASAAFWRDEYRLNARIARYPKPYVAVMDGIVMGGGVGVSAHGSVRIVTERSKVAMPETGIGFVPDVGGTYLLALAPGELGTHLALTGAPVGAGDALLCGLADHFVPSEGVGRLVADLATAPVPEVLPRYVRDAPGGELAAHREWIDHCYTAGTVEEIVDRLLGSGVPEAKEAAETILAKSPTSLKVTLAALRRARDLGPLERVLDQEYRVSCAALSAPDLVEGIRAQVIDKDRAPRWSPATLAEVTDEDVARFFAPLGDDELGLADGAGTQEVPW; from the coding sequence ATGAGCGACGGCTCCGTACTGCTGCGGACGGAGGGGCGCGCGGCGTACCTCACCCTCAACCGCCCCAAGGCCCTCAACGCCCTCGACCACACCATGGTGCGCCGGATCGGCGCGGCGCTGGCCGGGTGGGAGCACGACCCGGCGGTGGAGACCGTGGTGATCGACGGCGCGGGTGAGCGCGGGCTGTGCGCGGGCGGCGACATCCGCGCCATCCACGAGGACGCGCGGTCCGGCGGCGGCGCGGCGTCCGCCGCGTTCTGGCGCGACGAGTACCGGCTCAACGCCCGTATCGCCCGCTACCCCAAGCCGTACGTCGCCGTCATGGACGGCATCGTGATGGGCGGCGGCGTCGGCGTCTCGGCGCACGGCAGCGTGCGGATCGTCACCGAGCGGTCCAAGGTCGCCATGCCCGAGACCGGCATCGGCTTCGTACCGGACGTCGGCGGTACGTACCTGCTGGCGCTCGCGCCCGGCGAACTGGGCACCCATCTGGCGCTGACCGGCGCGCCGGTCGGGGCCGGTGACGCGCTGCTGTGCGGGCTCGCCGACCACTTCGTCCCGTCGGAGGGGGTGGGACGGCTGGTGGCGGACCTCGCCACCGCCCCGGTGCCCGAGGTGCTGCCCCGCTACGTACGGGACGCGCCGGGCGGCGAACTGGCGGCCCACCGGGAGTGGATCGACCACTGCTACACGGCCGGCACCGTCGAGGAGATCGTGGACCGGCTGCTCGGCAGCGGCGTCCCGGAGGCCAAGGAGGCCGCCGAGACGATCCTCGCCAAGTCCCCCACCTCGCTGAAGGTGACCCTGGCCGCGCTGCGCCGGGCCCGCGATCTGGGGCCGCTGGAACGCGTCCTGGACCAGGAGTACCGCGTCTCGTGCGCGGCGCTGTCCGCGCCGGACCTGGTCGAGGGCATCCGCGCCCAGGTGATCGACAAGGACCGTGCGCCGCGCTGGTCCCCCGCCACCCTCGCCGAGGTCACGGACGAGGACGTGGCCCGGTTCTTCGCGCCGCTCGGCGACGACGAGCTGGGGCTCGCCGACGGTGCCGGTACGCAGGAGGTGCCGTGGTGA
- the mmsB gene encoding 3-hydroxyisobutyrate dehydrogenase, whose protein sequence is MSASADNGTGTVGFIGLGNMGGPMAANLVKAGHRVTGFDLVPEALAAAAEAGVEPAASATAAAADADVVITMLPAGRHVLALYEDGGLLAAARPGTLFVDCSTIDVADARAAHEAAVRAGHQALDAPVSGGVVGAGAGTLTFMAGGGAAEFARAEPLLAAMGRKAVHCGAAGAGQAAKICNNMILGISMIGVSEAFVLGESLGLSHQALYDVASTASGQCWALSVNCPVPGPVPASPANRDYRPGFAAPLMAKDLGLAADAVRASGVQAELGLRAAELYAAFAGNEGAEQDFSGIIRTIRQQSGGAPTPQQTEQNGTPA, encoded by the coding sequence GTGAGCGCGTCGGCGGACAACGGGACCGGCACGGTCGGCTTCATCGGGCTCGGCAACATGGGCGGGCCGATGGCGGCCAACCTGGTCAAGGCCGGTCACCGGGTGACCGGTTTCGACCTCGTACCGGAGGCGCTGGCGGCGGCCGCCGAGGCAGGCGTGGAGCCCGCCGCCTCGGCGACCGCGGCCGCAGCGGACGCGGACGTGGTGATCACCATGCTGCCCGCCGGACGCCACGTCCTGGCGCTCTACGAGGACGGCGGCCTGCTCGCCGCGGCCCGCCCCGGCACCCTGTTCGTGGACTGCTCGACCATCGACGTGGCCGACGCACGCGCCGCCCACGAGGCCGCCGTACGCGCAGGTCACCAGGCACTGGACGCACCGGTCTCGGGCGGCGTGGTCGGGGCCGGAGCGGGCACGCTGACGTTCATGGCGGGCGGCGGCGCGGCCGAGTTCGCGCGGGCCGAACCGCTGCTCGCGGCGATGGGCCGGAAGGCGGTGCACTGCGGCGCGGCGGGCGCCGGACAGGCCGCGAAGATCTGCAACAACATGATCCTCGGTATCTCGATGATCGGGGTCAGCGAGGCGTTCGTCCTCGGCGAGAGCCTGGGCCTGTCCCATCAGGCCCTGTACGACGTGGCGTCCACGGCGAGCGGGCAGTGCTGGGCGCTCAGCGTCAACTGCCCGGTGCCGGGCCCGGTACCGGCCAGCCCCGCCAACCGCGACTACCGCCCCGGCTTCGCGGCTCCGCTGATGGCCAAGGACCTGGGCCTGGCCGCGGACGCGGTCCGCGCGAGCGGCGTACAGGCCGAACTCGGCCTGCGCGCCGCCGAGTTGTACGCAGCGTTCGCCGGGAACGAGGGAGCGGAACAGGACTTCTCCGGAATCATCCGAACGATCAGGCAGCAGTCCGGCGGCGCACCGACACCACAGCAGACCGAGCAGAACGGAACGCCCGCATGA
- a CDS encoding enoyl-CoA hydratase has translation MTDTVPAAIKAQPYETILVERTGRTAVLTLNRPKALNALNLQVMNEVVAATAELDRDPDIGCIVITGSPKAFAAGADIKEMRPQSYMDMYLSDWFTAWDRLGDLRTPTVAAVAGHALGGGCELAMLCDILLAADTAVFGQPEIKLGVIPGIGGSQRLTRAVGKAKAMDLCLTGRTMDATEAERAGLVSRIVPAADLLTEARAVAEKVAAMSAPVAMMAKEAVNRAFETTLAEGVRFERRLFHAVFATEDQKEGMAAFVEKRGAEFRHR, from the coding sequence ATGACCGACACCGTCCCGGCCGCCATCAAGGCGCAGCCGTACGAGACGATCCTCGTCGAACGCACCGGCCGCACCGCGGTCCTCACCCTCAACCGCCCCAAGGCCCTCAACGCCCTCAACCTCCAGGTGATGAACGAGGTCGTGGCGGCGACCGCCGAGCTGGACCGCGACCCGGACATCGGCTGCATCGTCATCACCGGCTCGCCGAAGGCGTTCGCGGCCGGGGCCGACATCAAGGAGATGCGTCCCCAGTCGTACATGGACATGTATCTCAGCGACTGGTTCACCGCCTGGGACCGGCTGGGCGACCTGCGCACACCGACCGTCGCGGCGGTGGCCGGACACGCCCTGGGCGGCGGCTGTGAGCTGGCCATGCTCTGCGACATCCTGCTCGCCGCCGACACCGCGGTCTTCGGCCAGCCGGAGATCAAGCTCGGCGTCATCCCCGGCATCGGCGGCTCACAGCGGCTGACCCGCGCCGTGGGCAAGGCCAAGGCGATGGACCTGTGCCTGACCGGCCGCACCATGGACGCGACGGAGGCCGAACGGGCCGGCCTGGTCTCCCGGATCGTGCCCGCCGCCGACCTGCTGACCGAGGCCCGCGCCGTGGCGGAGAAGGTGGCCGCGATGTCCGCGCCGGTGGCGATGATGGCCAAGGAGGCCGTGAACCGCGCCTTCGAAACCACCCTCGCCGAGGGCGTCCGCTTCGAGCGCCGCCTGTTCCACGCGGTGTTCGCCACGGAGGACCAGAAGGAGGGCATGGCGGCGTTCGTGGAGAAGCGGGGGGCGGAATTCCGGCACCGTTAG